In Aspergillus fumigatus Af293 chromosome 2, whole genome shotgun sequence, a genomic segment contains:
- a CDS encoding PICOT family protein codes for MSTLNEITSDADFSAHTSSLPPSTLLVLYFHAPWAAPCAQMRAVLSALASQHPVTTPPTISFVSVNAEELPDISEEYNVTAVPYVVLIRNGQILESISGSDAVKVRDAVERHAGAGSGAGADGANKTAIPPPLTATPRENAPAAAAQPPAPSTQALTPEQSKEALFARLAELVKAAPVMLFMKGTPSAPQCGFSRQLVAILREKSVKYGFFNILADEDVRQGLKEFADWPTFPQLWVEGELVGGLDIVKEEINNDPDFLSQYSINKAPASA; via the exons ATGTCGACGCTCAACGAAATCACCTCGGACGCCGACTTCTCGGCACAcacctcctctctccctccctccACCTTACTAGTCCTCTACTTCCATGCGCCGTGGGCAGCTCCCTGCGCCCAGATGCGCGCCGTTCTCTCCGCCCTCGCCTCCCAGCACCCGGTTACTACCCCGCCCACCATCTCCTTTGTGAGCGTCAACGCTGAAGAACTCCCCGACATCTCCGAAGAGTACAACGTCACAGCAGTCCCCTACGTGGTCCTTATCCGCAACGGCCAGATCCTCGAATCCATCAGCGGCAGCGACGCCGTCAAGGTGCGCGATGCGGTCGAGCGCCACGCGGGCGCTGGATCGGGCGCGGGTGCAGACGGCGCGAACAAGACGGCTATCCCTCCTCCTTTGACGGCTACGCCTCGCGAGAATGCCCCTGCGGCTGCTGCGCAACCGCCCGCTCCCTCGACCCAGGCATTGACGCCCGAGCAGTCCAAGGAGGCGCTGTTTGCACGGTTGGCGGAGCTGGTGAAGGCCGCGCCGGTTATGCTCTTCATGAAGGGTACACCTAGTGCACCACAGTGCGGATTCAGTCGCCAGTTGGTTGCCATCCTGCGGGAGAAGAGCGTCAAGTACGGGTTCTTCAATATTCTGGCCGATGAGGACGTAAGGCAGGGGTTGAAGGAGTTTGCGGACTGGCCTACATTTCCTCAGTTGTGGGTTGAGGGCGAGCTGGTTGGTGGACTAGATATC gtcaaggaagagatcaacAACGACCCTGATTTCCTGAGCCAGTACTCCATTAACAAGGCTCCTGCCAGCGCTTGA
- a CDS encoding putative Gamma-butyrobetaine hydroxylase subfamily, which translates to MSQALRPLVRLPWRSVPLRPFLARRSYSFRFKEQAQGLKTDYLDLNRAVSAEARPSADFSHKYLGRPSPEGVRLVHSKLEIIIEGETRHFRYPLLRDACKCNLCIDEHSKQRKFRTSDIPPTIVPRDVQWDGKELQIEWATDIKGWSPGHVSKYSVEMLKDAKANPPESDTGTMRRRFLWDNKTMEERQYWVSYEDYMNNETAFIKSMRHLALMGIIFVKNIPDSREMVEKIATKMGPLRNTFYGPTWDVRSVPKAPNVAYTNVFLGFHMDLMYMNEPPGFQLLHCLENSCEGGESLFVDGFRVAELIRWKYPEQFEDLTKLRLNYEYNHKEHIYNNSWPVVETEDGDPKKRILHVNYSPPFQAPLLSDDNHQMPWIEYSRALRAFAREIERPYNVFQLKLNPGECVIFENRRILHARNQFNTEQGKRWLAGTYVDEDDVLSTFRKCRNTQYHTWHWTRVTGPKHATEAAAEGEAIAANHRTE; encoded by the coding sequence ATGAGCCAGGCTCTAAGACCTCTCGTCCGGCTACCATGGCGGAGCGTCCCTCTACGCCCATTCCTCGCCCGACGGAGCTATTCATTCCGATTCAAGGAACAGGCACAGGGCTTAAAGACAGACTACCTTGACCTGAACAGAGCAGTCTCAGCAGAGGCACGTCCTTCTGCTGACTTTTCTCACAAATATTTGGGAAGGCCCTCCCCGGAAGGGGTCAGGCTAGTGCACTCCAAGCTGGAAATCATAATTGAGGGAGAAACCCGGCACTTCAGGTACCCGCTCCTACGCGACGCCTGTAAATGCAACCTCTGCATAGACGAGCATTCGAAACAGCGCAAGTTCCGCACTTCGGACATCCCTCCGACAATTGTTCCTCGGGACGTTCAGTGGGACGGCAAGGAACTGCAGATAGAGTGGGCAACTGATATCAAGGGATGGAGCCCGGGACATGTGTCCAAATATAGTGTGGAAATGCTTAAAGACGCGAAAGCCAACCCTCCTGAATCGGATACGGGCACGATGAGGCGTCGATTCCTCTGGGACAACAAGACTATGGAAGAGAGACAGTACTGGGTCTCGTACGAGGATTACATGAATAACGAAACAGCATTCATAAAGTCCATGCGCCATCTAGCTTTGATGGGCATCATCTTCGTTAAGAATATCCCTGACTCGCGGGAGATGGTTGAGAAAATTGCAACCAAGATGGGGCCCCTCCGGAACACCTTCTATGGACCGACATGGGATGTCCGCAGCGTTCCCAAAGCGCCCAACGTCGCCTACACCAACGTCTTCCTCGGATTCCACATGGATCTTATGTACATGAACGAGCCCCCGGgcttccagctgctgcattgCCTCGAGAACTCATGCGAGGGGGGCGAGTCCCTGTTCGTGGACGGCTTCCGAGTTGCGGAACTAATACGTTGGAAATACCCAGAGCAATTCGAAGATCTGACCAAGCTGCGCCTGAACTACGAATACAACCACAAGGAACACATCTACAACAACAGCTGGCCTGTAGTGGAGACGGAAGACGGCGACCCGAAGAAGCGAATCCTTCACGTCAATTACTCGCCCCCTTTCCAAGCGCCCCTCCTCTCGGACGATAACCACCAAATGCCCTGGATTGAGTACAGTCGGGCTCTACGGGCTTTTGCGAGGGAAATCGAACGCCCTTACAATGTCTTCCAGCTGAAGTTGAACCCGGGCGAATGTGTCATCTTCGAGAATCGCCGAATCCTCCACGCCCGTAACCAGTTCAACACCGAACAGGGTAAGCGGTGGCTGGCCGGCACCTacgtcgacgaggacgacgtcCTCTCCACCTTCAGAAAGTGTCGTAACACCCAGTACCATACCTGGCACTGGACAAGGGTTACAGGGCCCAAACATGCGACCGAGGCGGCCGCCGAGGGTGAAGCTATCGCCGCGAATCACAGAACCGAGTAA